From the Microbacterium sp. W4I4 genome, one window contains:
- a CDS encoding citrate synthase, whose amino-acid sequence MSSAQPDKATLSIGDTTAEFPLLASTGGAGSIDFSTLTRQTGYTGLDYGFVNTASTKSEITFIDGDKGILRYRGYPIEQVANSCSYLEVAWLLIYGELPTPSELADFDERIRRHTLLHEDLKHFFTALPHTAHPMSVLSSAVAALSTYYEGQTDPNNPEHVELNMVRMLAKLPVIAAYAHKKSVGQAFLYPDNSLSFVDNFLKLNFGVNSEPYEINPVMSKALELLLILHEDHEQNASTSTVRLVGSTGANQFASISAGIQALSGPLHGGANEAVLTMLGQIRESGQSVQRFVERVKNKEQGVKLMGFGHRVYKNYDPRAKLVKEAADEVLASLGVSDPLLDLAKELEEIALADDYFKERRLYPNVDFYTGVIYKAMGFPTRMFTVLFAIGRLPGWLAQWRELNLDPQTKIGRPQQLYIGSPEREFPRR is encoded by the coding sequence GTGAGCTCAGCTCAGCCCGATAAGGCGACTCTCTCGATCGGCGACACGACCGCGGAGTTCCCGCTGCTGGCATCCACCGGCGGTGCAGGCAGCATCGACTTCTCGACGCTTACCCGTCAGACCGGCTACACCGGCCTGGACTACGGTTTCGTGAACACCGCGTCGACCAAGTCCGAGATCACGTTCATCGACGGCGACAAGGGCATTCTGCGCTATCGCGGATACCCGATCGAGCAGGTCGCGAACAGCTGCAGCTACCTCGAGGTGGCCTGGCTGCTCATCTACGGCGAGCTGCCCACGCCGAGCGAGCTGGCCGACTTCGACGAGCGCATCCGTCGGCACACGCTCCTGCACGAGGACCTGAAGCACTTCTTCACGGCGCTGCCGCACACCGCGCACCCCATGTCGGTGCTGTCCTCGGCGGTCGCCGCGCTGTCGACCTACTACGAGGGCCAGACCGACCCGAACAACCCGGAGCACGTCGAGCTCAACATGGTGCGGATGCTCGCGAAGCTTCCGGTCATCGCCGCATACGCGCACAAGAAGAGTGTCGGTCAGGCGTTCCTCTACCCGGACAACTCGCTGAGCTTCGTCGACAACTTCCTCAAGCTCAACTTCGGCGTCAACTCCGAGCCGTACGAGATCAACCCGGTCATGTCGAAGGCGCTCGAGCTGCTGCTGATCCTGCACGAGGATCACGAGCAGAACGCCTCCACGTCGACCGTGCGCCTGGTCGGCTCCACCGGTGCGAACCAGTTCGCGTCGATCTCCGCCGGCATCCAGGCACTGTCCGGCCCGTTGCACGGCGGCGCCAACGAGGCCGTGCTGACGATGCTGGGCCAGATCCGCGAGTCGGGTCAGAGCGTGCAGCGCTTCGTGGAGCGGGTGAAGAACAAGGAGCAGGGCGTCAAGCTCATGGGCTTCGGTCACCGGGTCTACAAGAACTACGACCCGCGCGCCAAGCTCGTCAAGGAAGCCGCGGACGAGGTGCTCGCCTCGCTCGGCGTCAGCGACCCGCTGCTGGACCTTGCCAAGGAGCTGGAGGAGATCGCCCTCGCGGACGACTACTTCAAGGAGCGTCGCCTGTACCCGAACGTCGACTTCTACACCGGCGTGATCTACAAGGCGATGGGCTTCCCCACGCGCATGTTCACCGTGCTCTTCGCGATCGGCCGCCTGCCCGGCTGGCTGGCGCAGTGGCGCGAGCTGAACCTCGACCCGCAGACCAAGATCGGCCGCCCGCAGCAGCTCTACATCGGCTCGCCCGAGCGCGAGTTCCCGCGACGCTGA
- the dapC gene encoding succinyldiaminopimelate transaminase codes for MGVRDLANYPWDAVEPYRERAASHPDGIVDLSIGSPVDPTPAVIRAALAEATDAHSYPQTVGTPALREAIVDWYARRRGVPDLTIANVLPTIGSKELVALLPTLLDLGEGDIVVHPRVAYPTYEVGATVAGATAVAADDPADWPEGARLIWINSPGNPDGRTWAVEELAEAVRRARELGAVLASDECYAELGWDGRWASEPIPSVLDPRVTGGTRSGLLSVYSLSKQSNLAGYRAAFVAGCSRIVGDLLTARKHLGLMPPAPVQHAMTVALRDDEHVAAQKELYRQRRELLLPALIAAGFRIDGSEAGLYLWVTEGRDAWESMQRLAEFGILAGPGHFYGAHSTDHVRLSLTAPLERVAQAAARLTASAG; via the coding sequence GTGGGCGTCCGCGACCTCGCGAACTATCCCTGGGACGCGGTGGAGCCCTATCGGGAGCGCGCCGCATCGCATCCTGACGGCATCGTCGATCTCTCCATCGGATCCCCCGTCGACCCGACCCCCGCGGTGATCCGCGCGGCGCTGGCAGAGGCGACGGACGCGCATTCCTATCCGCAGACCGTCGGAACCCCGGCGCTGCGCGAGGCGATCGTGGACTGGTACGCACGCCGACGCGGCGTGCCCGATCTGACCATCGCGAACGTGCTGCCCACGATCGGCTCCAAGGAGCTCGTGGCGCTGCTTCCCACGCTGCTGGATCTCGGTGAGGGCGACATCGTCGTGCATCCGCGCGTCGCCTACCCGACCTACGAGGTCGGCGCCACCGTCGCGGGAGCGACGGCCGTGGCCGCCGACGACCCGGCCGACTGGCCCGAGGGCGCTCGGCTCATCTGGATCAACAGCCCCGGCAATCCCGACGGGCGCACCTGGGCCGTCGAGGAGCTCGCCGAGGCCGTGCGTCGCGCCCGTGAGCTCGGAGCGGTGCTGGCCAGCGACGAGTGCTACGCCGAACTGGGCTGGGACGGACGCTGGGCGTCGGAGCCGATCCCGTCGGTGCTCGACCCGCGCGTCACCGGGGGCACCCGCTCCGGCCTGCTCAGCGTCTACTCGCTCAGCAAGCAATCCAACCTCGCCGGCTACCGTGCGGCGTTCGTGGCCGGTTGCTCGCGCATCGTCGGCGACCTGCTCACCGCACGCAAGCATCTCGGTCTCATGCCGCCGGCACCGGTGCAGCACGCGATGACCGTCGCCCTGCGCGATGACGAGCACGTCGCCGCGCAGAAGGAGCTCTACCGTCAGCGCCGCGAGCTGCTGCTGCCCGCCCTGATCGCCGCCGGCTTCCGCATCGACGGATCCGAGGCCGGGCTGTACCTCTGGGTGACCGAGGGGAGAGATGCCTGGGAGTCGATGCAGCGGCTCGCCGAGTTCGGCATCCTCGCAGGCCCCGGTCACTTCTACGGCGCGCACTCCACTGACCATGTGCGGTTGTCGCTGACCGCCCCACTCGAGCGCGTCGCCCAGGCGGCCGCTCGACTCACCGCATCCGCCGGCTGA
- the fdxA gene encoding ferredoxin, producing MTYVIALPCVDVKDRACVDECPVDCIYEGDRMLYIHPDECVDCGACEPVCPVEAIFYEDDLPEEWADYYKANVEFFNELGSPGGAAKVGVLPYDHAVVSALPPQGE from the coding sequence GTGACGTATGTGATCGCCCTTCCCTGCGTCGACGTGAAGGATCGCGCCTGCGTCGACGAATGTCCCGTTGACTGCATCTACGAGGGTGATCGGATGCTGTACATCCACCCCGACGAGTGCGTGGACTGCGGTGCCTGCGAGCCCGTCTGCCCCGTCGAGGCGATCTTCTACGAGGACGACCTGCCCGAGGAATGGGCCGACTACTACAAGGCCAACGTCGAGTTCTTCAACGAGCTCGGCTCTCCTGGCGGCGCCGCGAAGGTGGGCGTGCTGCCCTACGACCACGCCGTCGTCTCGGCCCTGCCCCCGCAGGGGGAGTGA
- a CDS encoding histidinol dehydrogenase, with the protein MRNLISRGLSWLAALIIGAVYGIAATIAHSYTLGYLPVGLILGAIACAALLIALRALTGDRWAALAAGIGMMVLILVISQRGPGGSVVVPNTPLGNIWMYVAAGLVALIVAWPDLSKLRDLSARTAAGGHGSPDAS; encoded by the coding sequence GTGCGAAACCTGATCTCCCGCGGCCTCTCGTGGCTCGCCGCGCTCATCATCGGTGCCGTCTACGGCATCGCCGCGACCATCGCGCACAGCTACACCCTCGGATACCTTCCGGTCGGGCTGATCCTCGGAGCGATCGCCTGCGCGGCGCTGCTCATCGCCCTGCGGGCGCTGACCGGCGACCGGTGGGCGGCACTCGCCGCGGGAATCGGGATGATGGTGCTGATCCTGGTGATCTCGCAGCGCGGCCCAGGAGGATCGGTGGTCGTGCCGAACACGCCGCTCGGCAACATCTGGATGTACGTCGCCGCCGGCCTGGTCGCGCTCATCGTGGCGTGGCCGGACCTGTCGAAGCTGCGCGATCTGTCGGCGCGCACGGCCGCCGGCGGGCATGGGAGCCCGGACGCGTCGTAG
- a CDS encoding alpha-N-arabinofuranosidase: MSDPLVAVIDLDLPGATISRHLYGHFAEHLGRCIYGGFFVGEDSAIPNEGGIRLDVVDALRAIRIPNLRWPGGCFADDYHWRDGIGPRESRPRMVNSHWGDVVEDNSFGTHEFMHLCEMLGADAYVSGNIGSGTVREMSEWVEYLTRDDDSPMAALRRDNGRNEPWRVPFWGLGNEAWGCGGNMNAEHFANLARQYGTYVRDHGDNKVYRIAAGANTDDYRWTETLMKALAHLGCAHDPRGFYQALSLHYYTINGEWADKGDATRFGLDDYYVTMKRAQRMREVVRGHANVMDSYDPLRRVGLVIDEWGTWWNVEHGTDPGFLYQQNTLRDALVASVHFDIFHDYADRLVMANIAQTVNVLQAMILTDPDTGALVLTPTYHVFRMNVGHHDAAALQVRLKGQERTRQVEGEEIPLLSVSASIKDDTALVSLSNLDAAEPQTLVLDLRGREVAEFSASVLTAGDLQEHNTPERPDAVAPEAHDGVRAHPDGLAVILPPHSYVTVSLRLA, encoded by the coding sequence ATGTCAGACCCGCTCGTCGCTGTCATCGATCTCGACCTTCCCGGTGCGACCATCAGCCGTCACCTGTACGGTCACTTCGCCGAGCACCTCGGCCGCTGCATCTACGGCGGCTTCTTCGTCGGAGAGGACTCCGCGATCCCGAACGAAGGAGGCATCCGTCTGGACGTCGTCGATGCGCTGCGTGCCATCCGGATCCCGAACCTGCGTTGGCCGGGCGGGTGCTTCGCCGACGACTACCACTGGCGCGACGGCATCGGCCCCCGTGAGAGCCGTCCCCGCATGGTGAACTCGCACTGGGGGGATGTCGTGGAGGACAACTCCTTCGGCACGCACGAGTTCATGCACCTGTGCGAGATGCTGGGTGCCGACGCCTACGTGTCGGGCAACATCGGATCAGGCACCGTACGCGAGATGAGCGAATGGGTCGAGTATCTGACGCGCGACGATGATTCCCCGATGGCCGCACTGCGCCGCGACAACGGCCGGAACGAGCCGTGGCGGGTGCCCTTCTGGGGGCTCGGGAACGAGGCGTGGGGGTGCGGCGGCAACATGAACGCCGAGCACTTCGCGAATCTGGCACGTCAGTACGGCACATATGTCCGCGATCACGGCGACAACAAGGTCTACCGGATCGCCGCCGGCGCCAACACGGACGACTACAGATGGACCGAGACGCTCATGAAGGCGCTCGCGCACCTGGGCTGCGCTCATGACCCCCGTGGCTTCTACCAGGCGCTGTCATTGCACTATTACACGATCAACGGCGAGTGGGCAGACAAGGGCGATGCGACCCGATTCGGTCTCGACGACTACTACGTGACGATGAAACGGGCGCAGCGGATGCGGGAGGTCGTCCGCGGCCATGCGAATGTCATGGACAGCTATGACCCTCTCCGCAGAGTCGGACTCGTGATCGACGAGTGGGGCACATGGTGGAACGTGGAGCACGGCACCGACCCCGGGTTCCTCTACCAGCAGAACACGCTGCGCGACGCGCTCGTAGCGAGCGTCCACTTCGACATCTTCCACGACTACGCGGATCGGCTGGTGATGGCCAACATCGCCCAGACCGTGAACGTGCTCCAGGCGATGATCCTGACGGACCCCGACACCGGTGCACTCGTGCTCACACCCACCTATCACGTCTTCCGGATGAACGTCGGCCACCACGACGCCGCGGCCCTGCAGGTGCGTCTCAAGGGTCAGGAGCGCACTCGTCAGGTGGAGGGGGAGGAGATCCCGCTGCTGTCCGTCTCGGCGTCGATCAAGGACGACACCGCGCTCGTCTCGCTGTCGAATCTCGACGCGGCGGAGCCGCAGACCCTTGTGCTGGATCTGCGCGGGCGAGAGGTCGCGGAGTTCTCTGCGAGCGTGCTGACCGCCGGGGACCTGCAGGAGCACAACACGCCTGAGCGTCCCGATGCGGTTGCGCCCGAAGCCCACGACGGCGTGCGTGCGCATCCGGACGGACTGGCCGTCATCCTTCCGCCGCACTCCTACGTCACGGTCTCGTTGCGGCTCGCGTGA
- a CDS encoding carbohydrate ABC transporter permease, with product MTRPLWRRILLSVAMILLAFFVAIPLYFVLINTFKTQAGMVAAPLAPPGELFLGNYAEVFTDPRMYRSFLNTLYVTAVAVILQLIVGAMAAYAMITRTSRLNTVISGVLLIGFIIPGQSTLIPLYRTLVGFKLVNDLNGLIVMYMGGAIFCYFLVQGYMRTLPFEMIEAARIDGAGSFRIFWSVVLPLIKPILVTVGVFQTMWVWNDFLVPTVFISSPDKRTVVLQVYNAVSEFTTDWPMFMTVSVVALIPMVVFFVFTQRHIVSGLLAGGVKG from the coding sequence ATGACCAGACCGCTGTGGCGCCGGATCCTTCTCAGCGTCGCCATGATCCTGCTCGCGTTCTTCGTCGCCATTCCGCTGTACTTCGTCCTGATCAATACGTTCAAGACCCAGGCCGGCATGGTGGCAGCACCGCTCGCGCCCCCCGGAGAGCTGTTCCTGGGCAACTATGCCGAGGTCTTCACCGACCCGCGGATGTACCGCTCGTTCCTGAACACGCTGTACGTCACGGCTGTGGCGGTGATCCTGCAGCTCATCGTCGGAGCGATGGCGGCATACGCGATGATCACCCGCACCAGTCGGCTGAACACCGTGATCTCAGGCGTGCTGCTGATCGGCTTCATCATTCCCGGCCAGTCGACGCTGATCCCGCTGTACCGCACACTCGTCGGCTTCAAACTGGTCAACGATCTCAACGGGCTCATCGTGATGTACATGGGGGGCGCGATCTTCTGCTATTTCCTCGTGCAGGGGTACATGCGCACCCTGCCGTTCGAGATGATCGAGGCGGCCAGGATCGACGGAGCCGGATCGTTCCGCATCTTCTGGTCGGTCGTGCTTCCGCTGATCAAGCCGATCCTGGTGACCGTCGGCGTCTTCCAGACGATGTGGGTGTGGAACGACTTCCTGGTCCCGACGGTGTTCATCTCGAGTCCGGACAAGCGCACGGTCGTCTTGCAGGTCTACAACGCGGTGTCGGAGTTCACGACCGACTGGCCCATGTTCATGACCGTCTCCGTGGTGGCGCTGATCCCCATGGTCGTCTTCTTCGTCTTCACCCAACGGCACATCGTCAGCGGCCTGCTGGCCGGCGGCGTCAAGGGCTGA
- a CDS encoding carbohydrate ABC transporter permease → MNAVTIAPSALPRRRRTTPGGWKQVAVNQAFLVPVIIVFVFLFVVPLVRTFSWSLTDFTGYSDDADFIGAENCVTILRDPSMLSGLMFTLLFAVGTTVLITLVAIPLAVQLNKVFFGRNLVRSLWFFPAIPSMAILGLVWRYILSPLESGVINSVLVDLGLPAVGWLSVDALAQFSVIVVGVWAAAGWHAVLYTAYLQSIPAEYYEVARIDGASSRQQFFGITLPLLTPAIVISTFLLMTGGLKVFDLPYTLTGGGPGFATYTITQSIIVSGVGQGRYGLASALAVMFTVAVGIVSFGQLALTKYIERRFS, encoded by the coding sequence ATGAATGCAGTCACCATCGCGCCTTCGGCGCTCCCGCGTCGGCGGAGGACGACACCGGGCGGCTGGAAGCAGGTCGCGGTGAACCAGGCGTTCCTGGTGCCGGTGATCATCGTCTTCGTCTTCCTCTTCGTCGTGCCGCTCGTGCGGACCTTCTCCTGGAGCCTCACCGACTTCACCGGCTACAGCGACGATGCCGATTTCATCGGCGCCGAGAATTGTGTCACGATCCTGCGGGATCCGTCGATGCTGTCCGGGCTGATGTTCACGCTGCTGTTCGCGGTCGGGACGACCGTGCTCATCACCCTGGTCGCGATACCGCTCGCCGTACAGCTGAACAAGGTCTTCTTCGGACGCAACCTCGTTCGATCGCTGTGGTTCTTTCCCGCGATCCCTTCCATGGCGATCCTCGGCCTGGTCTGGCGATACATCCTCTCGCCATTGGAATCGGGTGTGATCAACTCCGTGCTGGTGGATCTGGGTCTGCCGGCAGTGGGCTGGCTCTCCGTCGACGCCCTCGCGCAGTTCTCGGTGATCGTCGTCGGCGTGTGGGCGGCGGCAGGCTGGCATGCCGTGCTCTACACCGCGTACCTCCAGTCGATCCCCGCGGAGTACTACGAGGTCGCCAGGATCGACGGCGCGTCGTCCAGGCAGCAGTTCTTCGGCATCACGCTGCCGCTGCTCACACCCGCGATCGTCATCAGCACGTTCCTGCTCATGACCGGTGGCCTGAAGGTGTTCGATCTGCCGTACACCCTCACGGGCGGCGGGCCGGGGTTCGCGACCTACACGATCACTCAATCGATCATCGTGTCCGGCGTCGGGCAGGGCAGATACGGGCTTGCGTCCGCGCTCGCGGTGATGTTCACGGTGGCCGTCGGCATCGTCTCCTTCGGTCAGCTCGCGCTGACCAAGTACATCGAACGGAGGTTCTCATGA
- a CDS encoding ABC transporter substrate-binding protein — protein MKRSVAAIALFAAVPLMLSGCSSPSEDAEGTTSITLLSWTGEAQMSPVLEAFAEAHPEVKVEASYSPPVAEYIQTLQTQVLSGTAPDVFLIAAENKTNLIDGGHVVDLSNEAFVENVADFNMDTYGRDGAQYGLSLSSWAAGYAYNKELLAEVGATEIPETWDEFLELCQQLKDAGITPFLESVDQMPTTVSAMIGAKSAAADGSLDDDIFSGEATFADEWTDVLEEYNRLYTEGIVSSDVVALDGDMVRDEFAAGRVAIINAGPWIISAVTEAAPDMDWTFGKIPAIDGGSPYVAGAAAPGYAINSASDDVHQKAAKVFLGWLASPEGIKIAQAQTNDVTVTSDFDPPVNPIFEPMVPSIREGDLYLPMIAWQRAEDVLNVEAVAQIQRMIQGQISPQQVADALDSKLASS, from the coding sequence ATGAAGCGTTCTGTCGCCGCCATCGCCCTGTTCGCGGCCGTTCCCCTGATGCTGTCCGGTTGCTCTTCGCCCTCCGAAGACGCCGAGGGCACCACATCGATCACACTGCTTTCCTGGACGGGGGAGGCGCAGATGAGCCCGGTCCTGGAAGCGTTCGCCGAAGCACACCCCGAAGTCAAAGTCGAGGCGTCCTACTCACCACCGGTCGCCGAGTACATCCAGACGCTGCAGACGCAGGTGCTCTCCGGCACCGCACCGGACGTGTTCCTCATCGCCGCGGAGAACAAGACCAATCTCATCGACGGCGGGCACGTGGTCGATCTCTCGAACGAGGCCTTCGTCGAGAACGTCGCCGACTTCAACATGGACACGTACGGCAGAGACGGAGCGCAGTACGGCCTTTCGCTCTCGTCGTGGGCCGCGGGCTACGCGTACAACAAGGAACTGCTGGCAGAGGTCGGCGCCACCGAGATCCCCGAGACCTGGGACGAGTTCCTGGAGCTGTGCCAACAGCTGAAGGATGCGGGCATCACACCGTTCCTCGAGAGCGTCGACCAGATGCCGACCACGGTTTCAGCGATGATCGGCGCGAAGTCAGCGGCCGCGGACGGATCGTTGGACGACGACATCTTCTCCGGTGAGGCGACGTTCGCCGACGAGTGGACGGATGTGCTCGAGGAGTACAACCGCCTCTACACCGAGGGCATCGTCTCGTCCGATGTGGTGGCGCTTGACGGCGACATGGTGCGTGACGAGTTCGCCGCGGGCCGGGTCGCCATCATCAACGCGGGTCCATGGATCATCAGCGCGGTGACGGAAGCCGCTCCGGACATGGACTGGACGTTCGGCAAGATTCCGGCGATCGACGGCGGGAGCCCGTATGTGGCCGGGGCTGCAGCGCCGGGCTACGCCATCAACTCGGCATCCGATGACGTCCATCAGAAGGCCGCCAAGGTGTTCCTCGGCTGGCTGGCGTCGCCCGAGGGCATCAAGATCGCGCAGGCGCAGACCAACGACGTCACTGTCACGAGCGATTTCGATCCGCCGGTCAACCCGATCTTCGAACCGATGGTTCCCTCGATCCGCGAGGGCGACCTCTATCTGCCGATGATCGCGTGGCAGCGGGCGGAGGACGTGCTCAACGTCGAAGCCGTCGCCCAGATCCAGCGGATGATCCAGGGACAGATCTCGCCTCAGCAGGTGGCTGATGCGCTCGACTCGAAGCTCGCCTCATCCTGA
- a CDS encoding LacI family DNA-binding transcriptional regulator: MSDVARAAGVSIMTVSNVVNGRPRVSAQTRSRVIEVIAELGYEVNLSAKRLRAGRAGTVALIVPRLDHPYFGEIAARYVAAFGAHGIHVAVEQSGASREGELSAVSHARLQMYDGVLLSVVGQSYDDVDRLRTQVPIVLLGEQEMPGRFDHVMLANVEGAELATGALLDRGRRSVAIVGGIPARANTGMAELRTQGWRNAHEARGLVADERLVIELAEQETADAHRQVAFALEHGLRFDAVFAITDQDAIGAIAALHDAGLAIPHDVAVIGFDDLALSEHLRPSLSTIDPGNGWVVEQSTRLLQARMSGDTAAPEHLTAPVRLVERSSTRG, encoded by the coding sequence ATGAGTGATGTGGCACGCGCCGCCGGCGTGTCGATCATGACGGTCTCGAACGTGGTCAATGGCCGGCCGAGGGTGAGTGCCCAGACGCGATCACGCGTAATCGAAGTCATCGCCGAGCTCGGATACGAGGTCAACCTCAGCGCCAAGCGACTCCGCGCCGGCCGCGCGGGAACGGTCGCGCTCATCGTCCCCCGCCTCGACCACCCCTACTTCGGGGAGATCGCGGCACGCTACGTGGCCGCGTTCGGCGCGCACGGCATCCACGTGGCCGTCGAGCAGAGCGGCGCGAGCAGGGAGGGAGAGCTGTCCGCCGTCTCGCACGCGCGACTGCAGATGTACGACGGCGTCCTGCTGAGCGTCGTCGGCCAGTCCTACGATGATGTCGACCGTCTGCGCACGCAGGTTCCGATCGTGCTCCTCGGAGAGCAGGAGATGCCAGGGCGCTTCGATCACGTCATGCTCGCCAACGTCGAAGGCGCCGAGCTCGCCACCGGGGCGCTGCTCGATCGCGGTCGTCGCTCGGTCGCCATCGTCGGCGGCATCCCAGCCCGCGCGAACACCGGCATGGCCGAACTGCGGACCCAGGGGTGGCGCAACGCCCACGAGGCGCGCGGACTCGTCGCCGATGAACGGCTGGTCATCGAGCTCGCCGAACAGGAGACTGCTGACGCACATCGGCAGGTCGCCTTCGCACTGGAGCACGGCTTGCGGTTCGACGCCGTCTTCGCGATCACCGATCAGGACGCGATCGGCGCGATCGCGGCTCTGCACGATGCGGGGCTGGCCATCCCGCACGACGTCGCGGTGATCGGCTTCGACGATCTGGCTCTCTCTGAGCATCTCCGCCCCTCGTTGAGCACGATCGATCCCGGCAACGGCTGGGTCGTGGAGCAATCGACCCGCCTGCTCCAGGCGCGGATGAGCGGCGACACCGCGGCTCCGGAGCACCTCACCGCGCCGGTGCGCCTCGTCGAGCGCTCGTCCACCCGCGGCTGA
- a CDS encoding AzlD domain-containing protein — translation MSVWSAVLLAACICAALKAFGYLIPSHLLEAERPARISDLLTVALLAALVAVQSLGAGQAILVDARVPAVLVAAGLLWMRQSFLVVVVAAAAVAALLRLVGWAV, via the coding sequence ATGAGCGTGTGGAGCGCGGTGCTGCTCGCTGCGTGCATCTGCGCGGCGCTGAAGGCCTTCGGCTACCTCATCCCGTCGCATCTGCTGGAGGCCGAGCGCCCGGCGCGGATCTCGGATCTGCTGACCGTCGCGCTGCTGGCCGCGCTGGTCGCCGTGCAGAGTCTCGGTGCCGGGCAGGCGATCCTGGTGGATGCCAGGGTGCCGGCCGTGCTGGTCGCTGCCGGCCTGCTGTGGATGCGGCAGTCGTTCCTGGTCGTCGTGGTCGCCGCCGCCGCTGTGGCGGCACTGCTGCGGCTGGTCGGCTGGGCGGTCTGA
- a CDS encoding AzlC family ABC transporter permease has translation MRSVDRTGRVQPSPVREVWRESLGVAIATSAYGISFGALAVASGLDVWQTCVLSLLMFTGGSQFAFIGVLGAGGIAALPSAIASAVLLGVRNVAYGMRMSPIIGDGFWRRTAAAQVTIDESTAVAISQPTPSLSRLGFWITGLGVFVGWNLTTLAGALLGDVLGDPKSWGLDAAAAAAFLALLWPRLKQRQAIVVGVAAAVVAAALTPVLMPGLPVLVAAVVAIVVGWFNWLGRNDVVPAAEVLT, from the coding sequence ATGCGTTCAGTCGATCGAACAGGGCGGGTTCAGCCCTCACCCGTCCGCGAAGTGTGGCGGGAGAGTCTCGGCGTCGCGATCGCCACCAGCGCGTACGGCATCTCGTTCGGCGCGCTCGCCGTGGCATCCGGCCTCGACGTCTGGCAGACCTGCGTGCTGAGCCTGCTGATGTTCACCGGCGGATCGCAGTTCGCATTCATCGGCGTGCTCGGTGCCGGCGGCATCGCCGCCCTGCCGTCAGCGATCGCCTCCGCCGTGCTTCTGGGGGTGCGCAACGTCGCATACGGCATGCGGATGTCGCCGATCATCGGAGATGGATTCTGGCGACGCACCGCCGCCGCGCAGGTGACGATCGACGAGTCCACCGCCGTCGCGATCTCGCAGCCGACGCCCTCGCTGAGCAGGCTGGGGTTCTGGATCACCGGATTGGGCGTCTTCGTCGGCTGGAATCTCACCACACTGGCCGGTGCCCTGCTGGGCGACGTGCTGGGCGATCCGAAGTCCTGGGGCCTGGACGCAGCCGCTGCGGCCGCGTTCCTCGCGCTGCTCTGGCCGCGCCTGAAGCAGCGCCAGGCGATCGTCGTCGGAGTGGCCGCTGCCGTGGTCGCGGCGGCCCTCACACCGGTACTGATGCCCGGTCTGCCCGTACTCGTGGCGGCCGTCGTCGCGATCGTCGTCGGCTGGTTCAACTGGCTGGGCAGGAATGACGTCGTTCCGGCCGCGGAGGTGCTGACATGA
- a CDS encoding helix-turn-helix domain-containing protein, with the protein MDLRERIAHSLRREREAAGISVSELARRAGVSKATVSQLESGAGNPSVETLWAIGDALGVPFSTLVDERTTAPRLIRLGDHAGVPSSASPYLATLLSAAAPGTRRDIYLIQAEPGEPRRSLPHRAGTTEHVVLVSGEALIGPAENPELLQPGDYLSYPGDAPHVFEARGDGTSAVLISELR; encoded by the coding sequence ATGGATCTGCGCGAACGCATCGCCCACTCGCTCCGCCGAGAGCGGGAGGCCGCCGGGATCTCCGTGTCCGAGCTCGCCCGCCGCGCGGGCGTCTCGAAGGCGACGGTGTCGCAACTGGAGAGCGGCGCCGGCAATCCGAGCGTCGAGACGCTGTGGGCCATCGGAGACGCCCTGGGGGTGCCGTTCTCCACCCTGGTGGACGAGCGGACGACGGCGCCGCGCCTGATCCGGCTGGGCGACCATGCCGGTGTGCCCTCGTCCGCCTCCCCGTACCTGGCAACGCTGCTCTCGGCAGCCGCGCCCGGCACGCGACGCGACATCTACCTGATCCAGGCGGAGCCGGGCGAACCCCGCCGCTCGCTCCCCCACCGGGCCGGAACCACCGAGCACGTCGTGCTGGTGTCGGGTGAGGCGCTGATCGGGCCGGCCGAGAACCCCGAGCTGCTGCAGCCGGGCGACTACCTCTCGTACCCCGGCGACGCCCCGCACGTCTTCGAGGCGCGGGGCGACGGCACGAGCGCGGTGCTGATCAGCGAACTGCGCTGA